CTTCATCGGCGGGGCAGAGCGGCGCCACCAGGGCCAGGCCGATTAAGGCGAGCCGGCGGAGTCGGGCGGTGCTTGTGTTCATGGGTGAGCCTTTCGGTTCAGGGTTTGAGCGTCATCAGCCAGGCGAGCACATCGGCCTTTTCACCGGCGCTGCACTCGCGGTTCAACACGTCCTTGCAGTTGCGGCGGAACCATTTCTCCACCTTGGCCGGCTCGCTGAAACGCCGTGGGTTGAAGGCCGGTGCGAGGGCGCCGATCTCCTTGCCGGTGCCGGCGTGCAGGCCCGCCCGCGTCGGCACAGCCTGATGGCAGGAGGCGCAGCTCCACTCCGCAACGTGGCGCTGGGTGAAAAACGCCTGGCCGCGGCGGGCATCGGCCGGCGCCTGGGCCGCGGCCACATAGCCATCCAGCAGCTCGGCCGGGGTGGCGGCGCGGGCCAGATTGGTGCCGAGGAGGGCGGCCCCCAACAGCAGGGGCCGTAGCAAATGGCGCTTGATCTTGGGGAAACGGGGCATGGCGCGGGTCCTGACTGAGGCAATGCCTCCATGCTGCGCGCGCTTGCTTAGCGCTATCTGAAGTTGGCTGGCATGTCCCAGCGCGGCGCTCTCCTACATGCCGCGGTCACATCCCTGGCCATACTCTGAGGGGATGAAGCCACATCCAGCGCCCCCGGCCCTTGACGACGACAGCCAGCAAGGTCTGAGCCCCGCCGAGGCGGCGCGCCGTCTGGCCCAGGACGGGCCCAACGAGCTGAGCCCGCCCCAGCACCGCACGGTCTGGCACATCCTGGCCGAGCTGATCCGCGAGCCCATGTTGCAGCTGCTGCTGGCGGCCGGCGCCATCTACCTGCTGCTGGGCAATCGCGGCGAGGCGCTGATGCTGCTGGCCTTTGTGTTGCTGACGGTCATCATCAGCGTCAGCCAGGAGCAACGCACGGCCCAGGTTCTGGAGGCCCTGCGCGACCTGACCAGCCCGCGCGCCCTGGTGCGGCGCGGCGGCCAGGCGCAGCGCATCGCCGGCCGCGAGGTGGTGTGTGGTGATCTGCTGCTGCTGGAGGAGGGCGACCGGGTGGCCGCCGATGCGCTGCTGCTCAGCAGCCACGACCTGCAGACCGATGAATCCCTGCTCAGTGGCGAATCCTTGGCCGTGGACAAGCGCGCCGGCGCCGAGCAGGAGGCCGGCCGGGTGTTTGCCGGCTCGCTGGTGGTGGGTGGCCAGGGCCTGGCGCGAGTGACGGCCACTGGCGTGCGCAGCGAGATCGGCCGCATCGGCAGCTCGCTGGCCGAGATCGAGATTCCGCCCACGCCGCTGCACCAGCAGACGCGTCGCCTGGTGCGCTTGTTCTCCATCCTGGGCCTGGCCTTGAGCGTGCTGGTGCTGCTGCTCTTCGGCCTGCTGCGCGGCGAATGGCTGGGCGGCGTGCTGGCCGGCATCACCCTGGCCATGTCCATGCTGCCGCAGGAGTTCCTGCTGATCCTGACGGTGTTCATGGCCATGGGCGCCTGGCGCCTGTCGCAGCAGCGCGTGCTGGCGCGCCGCGCCGCCACCATCGAGACCTTGGGCGCCGCCACCGTGTTGTGCAGCGACAAGACCGGCACGCTGACCGTCAACGACATGGCCGTGGCCGAGCTGGCCGCGCTCGGCGAGACGCCTGTGCGCTGGGTGGCCGCAGGCGGGCAGGCGCTGCCCGAGGCTTTGATGGACATGCTGGACGTGGCCGTGCTGGCCAGCGAGATCGCGCCCATCGACGCGATGGAGCGTGCCTTGCACAGCCTGGCCGAGACCCAGCTGCCCCCCGAGCGCCGCCACCCCGGCTGGCGCCTGGTGCATGAGTACGGGCTCAGCCCCGAGCTGCCGGCCATGGGCCATGTCTGGCAGGGCGAGGGCCTGGCCGGCTCGCGCCTGGCGCTGAAGGGCGCGGCCGAGGCGGTGGCGGCACTCTGCGGCCTGAGCGAGGCGCAGCGCGCCCAGGTGGCGGCCGAGACGCAGGCCATGGCCGAGCGCGGCCTGCGCGTGCTGGGCGTGGCCTGCGCCGATGCAGCGCTGCCGGGTCCGCCCTGGCCGGCCGGGCCGCAGGGCTTCGCCGGCCTGCGTTTCCTGGGGCTGCTGGCGTTTGCCGACCCGCTGCGCCCCGAGGTGCCCGAGGCGATTGCCCAATGCCGCGCCGCCGGCCTGCGCGTGCTCATGATCACCGGCGACCACCCGGCCACGGCGCGCGCCATCGCCGGCCAGGCCGGCCTGGATGTGGCCCAGCCCGTCATCACCGGGCCGGAGCTGGCCCAGCTGTCCGATGAAGCCCTACGTCAGCGCCTGGCGGCGGGTGCCAGCGTGTTCGCGCGCATCAAGCCGCAGCAGAAGCTGCGCATCGTCGAGGCGCTGAAGGCGCAGGGCGAGGTGGTGGCCATGACCGGTGACGGGGTCAACGACGCCCCATCGCTGAAGGCCGCCCACATCGGCATTGCCATGGGCGGGCGTGGCACCGATGTGGCTCGCGAGGCCTCCAGCCTGGTGCTGCTGGACGACCGTTTCTCGGCCATCGTCGGCGCAGTCCGCCTGGGCCGCCGCATCTACGACAACCTGCACAAGGCCATGGCCTTTGTGCTGGCCGTGCATGTGCCGATTGCCGGCCTGTCGCTGCTGCCGCTCTTGTTCGGCTGGCCGCTTCTGCTCTCGCCGGTGCACATTGCGTTTCTGGAGCTGCTGATCGACCCCGTCTGCTCCATCGTCTTCGAGGCCGAAGAAGAAGAGGCCGATGTGATGAGCCGGCCGCCGCGCGACCCGGCCGCGCCCCTGTTCTCAGGCCGCTTGATCGCCTGGAGCGTGGCCCAGGGCGCGCTGATCCTGGCGGTGGTGGGCGGCTTGTACGCCGTCCTGCTTGGCCGTGGCCCGATGAGCCAGGAGGCGGTGCGGGGCACGGCTTTCCTGGCCCTGGTCAGCTGCAATATCGCCCTGATCCTGGCCAGCCGCAGCCTGAGCGGGCGCTGGCGCGAGGCCTTGTTGCGGCCCAACCGCGTGCTCTGGCAGGTGCTGGCCGCCACCGCCGTGTTGCTGGCCGCGGTGTTCTGGCTGGCGCCGCTGCGCGAGGTGTTCCGCTTCGCCGCGCTGAGCCCGGCCTCGCTGGGCCTGGGTCTGGCGACGGGCGGCTCGATGCTGCTGGTCTTGCTGCTGCTGCGGCGCTGGAGCGGGGTGCACCCCTAGTTTGTCGATCTCTGTGTGGCCGCTGTGGGCGGCGGAATGCGTAAGGACTGAAGGAGTGGCAGAGGGCGGAGCGGGGCTCCTTCCTCGTTCATTCATTCATTCCACTTCCTTTGACTTCAGTTCCACAACGCATCCACACAGGAGTTCACCATGAACCGTCTTCTTGCTCGTCGCCCGACCTTCCGCCGCCTGCTAGTCAGCGCCACCGCCTTGCTGGCCCTTTCAAGCGCCGCGGCGCTGGCCGCGCCGGTGTCGCCCACCACTTACGACATGCCCAATGGCTACGGCACCGCCAGCGGCGGCAGCTTCAATTACTGGGACCGCGGCTACAGCGGCAGCGGCAACACCCAGCTCGATTTCGCGCCGCTGAGCGGCGGACTGGGCGACCTGACCGACGGCATCATCGCCACCGAGCGCTGGGACCGGGTCGAGAACCTCGAAGGCACGGGCCCCTACGTCGGCTGGTCGGCCATGGACCCGGTCATCACCTTCCACTTCGGCGAATCCCTGGTCTTCAGCCAGCTGACCATCTGGCACGACGATGCCAACGGTTATGGCAATGTCGCCACACCGCGCGGTTTCATCGTCACGGTGGGCGGCCAGTCGCAGAGCTTTGACATCATCGACCCGGCTGGCGACGCGCCCTTTGCCTCGGTGCTGAATCTGGGCCCCGGCTTTGTCGGCAGCAGCCTGCAGCTGCAGGTCCTGCGCCACGACACCGCCACCATGCTCAGCGAGGTGGCCTTCGAGGCCCAGCCCGTGCCTGAGCCGGCCAGTGCCGTCTTGCTGGGCCTGGGTCTGGCGGCGGTCCTGCTGGCTGGCGGACGCTCGCGTCCACGTTCAGGGGATGCCCTGCCGTCCTGAAGCGCGGCGGCCGTGATAGCCTTCCACCGAGGCCTTGAGTTCAACCCTGGTGGAAGGCTCGCTCCATGATGAGGATGCTGAAACGCGTGCGCGATTCGGGCCGTAGCGGCCAGGCCTCGCGGCTTTGGCCGGCGTGCTTGTTGTTGATAGGGCCGCTACTGTTGCTGTGTCCCGATGGCCCCGCCCAAGCCGCCGAAGTGCGCATGGCTTTTGGCGAGAAGATCCCGCCGTTCTGCTTCCCCAAGACCGACAGCGGCATCGAGCTGGAGGTGATTCGCGCTGCACTGGCCTACAAGGGCCACCAGCTCAAGCCCCTGTACTTCCCGTTTGCGCGCATCCCGGTGTCCTTCCGCGATGGCACGGTCGATGCGGTCATGACCGACCTGGGCCAGGACCTCAGCAGCGCAGGCGGCCACTATGCCGACCCGGCCGTGCTCTACGACAACGTCTTCATCACCCTGAGCCGGCGCCAGATCAAGATCAGCACGCCTGCGGATCTGAAGGGCTTGAGCGTGGTGTCCTTTGCCGGGGCGATCAAGCGCTATCCCGAGTGGCTGGAGCCGGTGCGCCGCGCCGGGCTCTACACCGAGATCAACGACCAGTCGGTTCAGGTCAAGACCCTGATGCTGGGCCGCTACGACGTGGTGCTCAGCGACCGCAACATCTTCAAGTATTTCGCTTTGCAACTCAAAAGCGAAGGCTTCACCGAGCTGCAGCCGGTGGACGAAACCGCCTTCGTCAAGCTCAACCCGCAGGATTACCGCCCGGTCTTCCGCGACCCCCGAATCCGCGATGACTTCAACCAGGGTCTCAAGCAGCTGAAGGAATCGGGTCGCTTTCAGGCGATTTATGACAAGTACCTGAAGGACTGAGTCGCTCGTCGTTTGTGATTGCGCGGGCTTGGAAGCTCAGCGTGTCACCATCCTCGGGCACCCAGACCCGATCCTGCATCCCGCCCGCCCGCGCCAACTCTCGAACCCGCGCCCGCGTGCCCGGGCAATGGTCCAGCGCCTCCAGATGGTTGGCGACGATTTGAGTGCCCGGGCACAGCGCAGCGGCCTCGATCAGGGCCTCGGGCGTCAGCAGGATCTCGGCGCCCAGGTCGAAGCGCGCGCCGCCGGCCGGCAGCACCGCCACATCGGGGCGCAGGGTGCTCAGGCAATCGCGCAGCGGCGCGCACATCACCGTGTCGCCGGCCAGGTAGACGCTGGGCTCGCCGGCCACCTCGATCAGATAGCCATGGCCATGCTCCATCAGCAGGCCGGCCATGCCGCGGCCGTGCACGCAGGGAATCGGCGTGATGAAGGCGCCGCTGAGTTGGGCGGGCAGCAGAGGCTGGCGGCCCGGGCCTTGCAGGGCCTGCACCTGCAGGCCGCGCTGGCGCAGGTAGGCGGCGTCGCGCGGCATGGCCAGCACGGGCACGGCGGCCTCGCGCAGCCAGCGCTTGCCGGCGCGGTCCAGATGGTCGAAGTGGCCACGCTGGCAATGCGTGATCAGGCCGTGGTTGACGCGGCCCAGCAGGGCCTGGCTGCCGGGCGGCAGCGGCACCAGCGGGTTGCGGCGGCGCTGGCCGCCGAAGTAGCGCAGGGCGGGCAGGGCGCTGGCCTCGGCCAGCATGGGGTCGACCAGGAACGTGATGTCCTGACCCTGGCTGTGGAACTCGAGCACGACGGTGGCATTGCGGAGCTGGGTGATCTTCATGGCGGGCCGGTGTGAGAGGGGATGGCGCCATTGTTGAAAGTTCAGCCTGATCGCAAAATGGCTGAATCGGAAATTAAATTTGCCATTCATGCCATCTTCAATTCGCCGCACGGCCGCAAGCCCACCCTTCACCCTGGGCCTGCTGCTGTTCGAGGGCTGCATGCCGGCCGGACTGTTCGCCGTGGCCGACTTGCTGCGCGCGGCCCATCTGCGCGCCGGCCGGGAGTTGATGCGCTGGCGCTGGTTGACGGTGGATGGCCGGTCGGTGAATGGAATCAGTGGTGGAATCGAGGGCGGGCCGACGCTGACTCCCGAGGGCGCCTTGGTCGACAGCGCGGATGAACTCGATGCTCTGCTGCTGCCCGGCCTCTGGGTCAGTTCCCTGGAAGGCTTGCAACAGACCCTGCAGGCCCGCCGTGCCGAGATCGCCGCCCTGCGCGCCTTGCCTGCCCGCTGCGCGCTCTGGAGCTATTGCGCAGGCGTGCCCTTGCTGGCCGCCAGCGGCCGGCTGCAGGGTCAGGCGGCCACGGCCACCTGGTGGCTGGCGCCCCATCTGCAAGCGCTGTTCCCGCAGGTGGCCTGGCAGTTCGACGAGGCCCTGGTGGACAGCGACCGCACGGTCACTGCGGCCGGTGCCAACGGCTACCTGGCCCTGATGCTGGATCAGCTGGCGCGCCGAATGGAGAGTGAGAGCCTGCGCGAGGTGCAGGAGGTCTTGATGCTGCCCCAGCCGCGCCAGCGCCACCCGGCTTTTGCCGCGGTCAGCCTGATGGCCCTGCGCGAGCCCTGGTTGCGCGAGCTGCTGCTCTGGGCCCAGCGCACCCCGGCCGAGGCGCTGACCGTGGCGGCCGCCGCAGCGGCGCTGAAGCTGTCACCGCGCACCCTGAGCCGACATGTGCAAGCTGCCACCGGCCTGCCCGTCGCCACCTGGCTGCGCCGCGTCAAGCTGCGCCAGGTGGCCGAGCGCCTCTCGCGCGGCCCCGAGCCGCTGAAGCGCCTGGCCGAAGATCTGGGCTTCAGCAACGAGGCGGCTCTTCACCGCATGTTCAAGCAGACGACGGGGCTCACGCCGCAGGGCTATCGGGGGCAGTATCGGCAGGGTGCCTAGAACGTCTGCGCCAATCGGCTTTCAGCCGAACCCAACCATTCGCGGGCGGGCAGGCCCTCAGTTCCTGCCGGCGAGATCAAGGACCTACAGACGCCTTCGCCTTGGCGGCGTCTGCAATCTTCTGCGCCGCGGCCTGGGCGGCGGCGGCCTGCGCGCTGTTGGGTGCGGGCATCTTGATCTGGCCGCTCTTGCCGAGGGCTTGCAGGTGCTGCGGCCCGCCCGCGGAGAGCAGACCGAAGGCGAGCAGATAGCTGAGCCGCTCCTCGTAGCTGAGGCCCCAGGCGGCGTCCGAGAGCCCCGCATTGATCAGGGTCATGTGTTCGCCTGCATTGGCGTCGCGCCGGATCGCACTGCGCAGCTCTGCTTGCAGGGCCGCGTCGGCCTGCTCGAAACCCTGATCGCCGGCATAGGCCGCGCCCGCACCGGCGATGCCGCCGCGCATCGCCCGCAAGGCCAGCTCTGGCAGCAAGGCCTGGTGTGGCGCCGTGACGGTCTGGCAGCGGCGCGCTTCGGCCTGTGCTTCAACGATCAGCCGCGTCATGACCTCAGGTACGGCGCCGTCGTCTCTCGCTTGCTGGTAGGCCTGCAGATCCGAGGCGTTCTGGCGGCAAGCCTGCAGCCAGGCCACAGCTTGCCATGCGGCCTTGGGGCTTGCGCCGTCACGGGCGCGGTCGATGTGCGGGCCGTAGCCCTCCGAGCCAATCGGTGAAGCCTCAGGCCGCCGTGCCTGCTCCCCGGGCGCTGAGGCCGCCAAGGCAGCGTTGCCAACAGGCAAGGCCGCAGGCGCTGCGAGCACGGCTTCCGCTGCCTTGGGGTAAGCGTCCAGCCAAGTCATCTTGAATCCGTCGTGCGGAACGGGAAGGATCGTGTCCACGTAGCTTAGGTGGACACGATGACGAGCGAGAAGACAGACACGAGACGGCGCTACAGCGCGGCGACGAAGGCGCAGGTGTTGGCCGAATGCCGCGAGCCGGGCATGTCGGTGGCCAAGGTGGCGATGGCCCATGGCATCAACACGAATGTCGTGCACCGCTGGCGGCAAATAGCCCGGGAGGGCGGCAAGGCCGAGTCCCTCGGCGGAACAGGCGAGTTCATCGCCTTGCCGCTTGCAGCAATGGCCGTGCCTGACAAGGCACCGGCAGACATCCGCGTTGAACTGCGCCGCGGTTCGCTCACGATGAACGTCAGCTGGCCGGCCAGCGCCGCGGCGGACTTCGCCGCCTGGACCCGCGAGCTGCTGCGGTGATCCGGGTGGACGCGATCTGGCTGGCCTGCGAGCCACTGGACATGCGCGCTGGCACCGAGACGGCGCTGAGCCGCGTGGTCCTGGTCTTCGGCGAAGCCCGGCCACACCACGCCTACCTGTTCGCCAATCGACGTGCCAACCGGATGAAGGCGCTGGTGCATGACGGCATCGGCATATGGCTGGCGGCCCGGCGCCTGAATGCCGGCCGCTTCATCTGGCCCCAACACGGCGGCATGTTGGCGCTCACCAAGGCGCAGTTGGACGCGCTGGTGCTGGGCCTGCCCTGGCAGCGCATCGGCGAGGCCGGCGTCATCACCGTGCTGTAGGACTGCTCGTCCATTGCGGCATCTGCCGATGGCCAGGGGTGGCCTGGCCAGGCACGATGCCCTGCGTGATCGCCGACGACCTTGACGCCCTCGATGTCCAGCAACTGCGCGCCGCCTTGCGCGCGGCGCGGGCCGATGCGGCCTTCAAGCAGGTCGTCATCGACAAGCTCACGCACGAGAACGCCATCCTCAAGCGGTTGAAGTTCGCCGCGCAAAGCGAGAAGTTCTGCGCCGAGCAGAAGAGCCTGCTGGACGAGACCCTGGACAGCGATCTGGCGGCGGTGGCGGCGGAGATCGAGGCCCTGCAGCCAGGCAAGGCGGCGAGCGAGCGCCAGCAGCCCCGGCGCGAGAAGCAGCCGGCGCACCTGCCGCGCCGCGAGGTTCGCCACGAGCCCACAGACACCACCTGCGGCTGCGGCACGCCGATGCAGCGTATCGGCGAAGACGTGGCCGAGAAGTTGGACTACCAGCCCGGCGTCTTCACGGTCGAGCGCCATGTCCGTGGCAAGTGGGTGTGCAAATGCTGTGCTGTGAGCGCATCGTGCAGGCGCCGGTCGATCCGCACGTCATCGACAAGGGCCTGCCCACCACAGGGCTGCTGGCGCAAGTGCTGGTGGCCAAGTACCTGGACCACCTGCCGCTGTACCGCCAGGAAGCCATCTTCGAGCGAGCCGGGCACGCCATCGCGCGCTCGACCCTGGCGCAGTGGGTGGGCGAATGCGGCGTGCAGTTGCAGCCGCTCGTCGATGCGCTGAGCGCCGAGTTGCTGCGTCAGGGCGTGCTGCACGCGGACGAGACGCCGGTGGCCATGCTCAAGCAGGCGCAGCTGAGGGACGGCAAGACGCATCGCGCCTACCTGTGGAGCTACTGCACCACGCAGTTCAGCGCCTTGCAGGCCGTCGTCTTCGACTTCGCCGACAGCCGGGGAGGCCAGCATGCGCGCGACTTCCTGGGCCTGTCGGGGGCGAACGACCAGCCCGGCTGGCAAGGCAAGCTCATCTGCGACGACTACGCCGGCTACAAGGCCTGCTTCGAGCGGGGCGTGACGGAAGTGGGCTGCATGGCGCACGCCCGGCGCAAGTTCCACGAGCTCTGGGCCAACCACGGCAGCCAGGTCGGCGAGCAGGCGCTGAAGTTCTTCGGCCAGCTCTACGACATCGAGCGCAGCGTGGTCGATGCCGGCAGCGAGGCCAGGCTTGAAGCCCGGAGCCAGGCCAGGACCGTCGCCGACGCACTGCATCAGTGGCTGCGGCTGCAGCGGCAGAAAGTACCCGACGGCTCGGCCACGGCCAAGGCCATCGACTACAGCGTCAAACGCTGGGCGGCGCTGACGCGCTACCTGGACGACGGCGATCTGCCCATCGACAACAACTGGGTGGAGAACCGCATCCGGCCGATTGCGCTGGGGCGGCAGAACTGGCTCTTCGCCGGCAGCCTGCGTGCGGGCAAGCGGGCTGCGGCCGTGATGAGCCTCATCCACTCGGCCAAGCTCAACGGGCTTGACCCCTACGCCTATCTGCGCGATGTGTTGGAGCGGCTGCCGACGACGCCGGCCAGTCGCGTCGCCGAGTTGCTGCCGCATCGCTGGCAGCCGACCTCGATGGGCTGACCTCGACATTGTCGTCAAGACGGGTTGGCCGGACGCTTACGCCTTGGGCGCTGTCGCCATGGCTTGTTCTTCTTTGGGCATCGGCACGGTGTCGTTGCTGGCGGGCCACCAGAACCACGCGCCCAGGGCCAGAGCGCCGATGAGTACGAGGGACGTGGCGGCGCGGGTCGGAAAGGGAATCGAAGACATGTCCGTCCAAACGGGGCTTGTAGAAGGCGCTGAGGTGCGGAGCGTATAGGGGGAAGCTCAGGCCAGAAATTCTCACACTGGCCCGCCCGCCCGCTGCTCCATTCAAGCCTTGTTCTTCGCCAGGCGCGCGACCAGATTCATGAGCGTGGCGCAGCGATTCTTTGTTCTTCAGGTGACTGCTTGTGCCCTGGCTTCTAGCAAGCCGCTGATGGGCTCGGGTTGGTGCAGAAGATAGCCCTGCGCATAGTCCACCCCGATGGCCTGCAGGCGATCCAACACGTCCGCCTTGTCCACGAACTCGGCCACGGTCTTCAAGCCCATGAGCCGCGCGACATCGATGAAGCAGCGAACTGCAGCGTCGTTCAGCGGGTCACTGACCAAGGTGCGGATGTACTGTCCGTCGATCTTGAGGTAGTCCACCGGCAAGGCCTTCAGATAGCCGAAGGAGGAGGCGCCCGCACCAAAGTCGTCCAGCGAAACCTTCACCCCGGCTGCTCTGACCTGCTCGATGAAGACCGCCGCGTCGGCGAGGTTGGTCACCGCAACGGTTTCGGTGATTTCAAGGCTCAGCTTGGAACAGACCGCGGGACCCAGCTGGGCGAGCAGTTCGCAGGCCCAGGCATGGAAGGCCCGGTCTCCGACCGACTGGCCTGAGAGGTTGACGCTCAGACTCTCGATGCGCTCGGGCGAAGCCAGGTTTCGCAGCCACTGCGCCGATCGGCTCAGCACCCAACGATCCACCCGCGAGACCAAATGAAAACGTTCGGCCGCTGGCAGGAAGGAGCCAGGCTGAACCAGGGTTCCATCCGCGTTGCGCATGCGCAGCAGGACCTCAGCATGAATGCCTTGCGCCTGCCCTTTCAGGCATTCGATGCGTTGCGCGAACAGCTCGAAACCATCGCCATCCAGCGCGCTCTCGATTCTGGAGGTCCACTGGATCTCGTGGCTCCGGGCGCGCATGGCGGCGTCGCTGTCGAACCAGGCGTGGACACGATTTCGACCTGCTTCTTTGGCGGCGTAGCACGAGGTGTCCGCGGCCTGCTGGATGGCCGCGGTGCTGGACCAGCGCTTGTCCACGGGCACAAGGCCGATGCTGGTGCCAATGCGGAAGCGCCGGTCCTCGTGGACGAAGCGGAAATCATCCATGCGGTCGCAGATCTTTTGAGCGACGCGATTCGCCTGCTCCATCGTGCAGTGTTCCAGGATGATCGCGAACTCATCACCGCCGAGGCGAGCCAGGGTGTCGCGAGTGCGCACGGCATCGGCCAGCAGCTTGCTGACCTGTTGCAGCAGCTGATCGCCGATCGCATGGCCGCAGGCATCGTTGACCAGTTTGAACTGATCCAGATCGATGTACATCAGCGCGTGATGGCTGTCGTTCTCCTGCGCTTGGCGCAGCGTGCGCAGCATGCGAGTCTCAAACTCGGCCCGATTGACCAAGCCGGTCAGCGCGTCGTGGGTGGCGCGATAGGTCATCTCGCCGCTCAAGCGCCGCTGCTCGCTGACGTCATGGAACACCAGAACGACGCCCAGCATCTCTCCCTGCGCGTTCAGGATGGGGGCGGCAGAGTCTTGGATGCCGTACTCGGTGTTGTCCCGCGAGATCAGGATCGTCTGGTGGGCCAAGCCGACGATGCGGCCTTCGGCCATGCATGCGGCCACCGGATCAGGTGCGGGTTCGCGGG
This region of Paucibacter aquatile genomic DNA includes:
- a CDS encoding GlxA family transcriptional regulator, whose translation is MPSSIRRTAASPPFTLGLLLFEGCMPAGLFAVADLLRAAHLRAGRELMRWRWLTVDGRSVNGISGGIEGGPTLTPEGALVDSADELDALLLPGLWVSSLEGLQQTLQARRAEIAALRALPARCALWSYCAGVPLLAASGRLQGQAATATWWLAPHLQALFPQVAWQFDEALVDSDRTVTAAGANGYLALMLDQLARRMESESLREVQEVLMLPQPRQRHPAFAAVSLMALREPWLRELLLWAQRTPAEALTVAAAAAALKLSPRTLSRHVQAATGLPVATWLRRVKLRQVAERLSRGPEPLKRLAEDLGFSNEAALHRMFKQTTGLTPQGYRGQYRQGA
- a CDS encoding transposase, producing the protein MTSEKTDTRRRYSAATKAQVLAECREPGMSVAKVAMAHGINTNVVHRWRQIAREGGKAESLGGTGEFIALPLAAMAVPDKAPADIRVELRRGSLTMNVSWPASAAADFAAWTRELLR
- a CDS encoding PEP-CTERM sorting domain-containing protein (PEP-CTERM proteins occur, often in large numbers, in the proteomes of bacteria that also encode an exosortase, a predicted intramembrane cysteine proteinase. The presence of a PEP-CTERM domain at a protein's C-terminus predicts cleavage within the sorting domain, followed by covalent anchoring to some some component of the (usually Gram-negative) cell surface. Many PEP-CTERM proteins exhibit an unusual sequence composition that includes large numbers of potential glycosylation sites. Expression of one such protein has been shown restore the ability of a bacterium to form floc, a type of biofilm.), with amino-acid sequence MNRLLARRPTFRRLLVSATALLALSSAAALAAPVSPTTYDMPNGYGTASGGSFNYWDRGYSGSGNTQLDFAPLSGGLGDLTDGIIATERWDRVENLEGTGPYVGWSAMDPVITFHFGESLVFSQLTIWHDDANGYGNVATPRGFIVTVGGQSQSFDIIDPAGDAPFASVLNLGPGFVGSSLQLQVLRHDTATMLSEVAFEAQPVPEPASAVLLGLGLAAVLLAGGRSRPRSGDALPS
- a CDS encoding substrate-binding periplasmic protein, producing the protein MLCPDGPAQAAEVRMAFGEKIPPFCFPKTDSGIELEVIRAALAYKGHQLKPLYFPFARIPVSFRDGTVDAVMTDLGQDLSSAGGHYADPAVLYDNVFITLSRRQIKISTPADLKGLSVVSFAGAIKRYPEWLEPVRRAGLYTEINDQSVQVKTLMLGRYDVVLSDRNIFKYFALQLKSEGFTELQPVDETAFVKLNPQDYRPVFRDPRIRDDFNQGLKQLKESGRFQAIYDKYLKD
- a CDS encoding MBL fold metallo-hydrolase, giving the protein MKITQLRNATVVLEFHSQGQDITFLVDPMLAEASALPALRYFGGQRRRNPLVPLPPGSQALLGRVNHGLITHCQRGHFDHLDRAGKRWLREAAVPVLAMPRDAAYLRQRGLQVQALQGPGRQPLLPAQLSGAFITPIPCVHGRGMAGLLMEHGHGYLIEVAGEPSVYLAGDTVMCAPLRDCLSTLRPDVAVLPAGGARFDLGAEILLTPEALIEAAALCPGTQIVANHLEALDHCPGTRARVRELARAGGMQDRVWVPEDGDTLSFQARAITNDERLSPSGTCHKSPESDPIPSAA
- the tnpB gene encoding IS66 family insertion sequence element accessory protein TnpB (TnpB, as the term is used for proteins encoded by IS66 family insertion elements, is considered an accessory protein, since TnpC, encoded by a neighboring gene, is a DDE family transposase.) yields the protein MDAIWLACEPLDMRAGTETALSRVVLVFGEARPHHAYLFANRRANRMKALVHDGIGIWLAARRLNAGRFIWPQHGGMLALTKAQLDALVLGLPWQRIGEAGVITVL
- a CDS encoding cation-translocating P-type ATPase — its product is MKPHPAPPALDDDSQQGLSPAEAARRLAQDGPNELSPPQHRTVWHILAELIREPMLQLLLAAGAIYLLLGNRGEALMLLAFVLLTVIISVSQEQRTAQVLEALRDLTSPRALVRRGGQAQRIAGREVVCGDLLLLEEGDRVAADALLLSSHDLQTDESLLSGESLAVDKRAGAEQEAGRVFAGSLVVGGQGLARVTATGVRSEIGRIGSSLAEIEIPPTPLHQQTRRLVRLFSILGLALSVLVLLLFGLLRGEWLGGVLAGITLAMSMLPQEFLLILTVFMAMGAWRLSQQRVLARRAATIETLGAATVLCSDKTGTLTVNDMAVAELAALGETPVRWVAAGGQALPEALMDMLDVAVLASEIAPIDAMERALHSLAETQLPPERRHPGWRLVHEYGLSPELPAMGHVWQGEGLAGSRLALKGAAEAVAALCGLSEAQRAQVAAETQAMAERGLRVLGVACADAALPGPPWPAGPQGFAGLRFLGLLAFADPLRPEVPEAIAQCRAAGLRVLMITGDHPATARAIAGQAGLDVAQPVITGPELAQLSDEALRQRLAAGASVFARIKPQQKLRIVEALKAQGEVVAMTGDGVNDAPSLKAAHIGIAMGGRGTDVAREASSLVLLDDRFSAIVGAVRLGRRIYDNLHKAMAFVLAVHVPIAGLSLLPLLFGWPLLLSPVHIAFLELLIDPVCSIVFEAEEEEADVMSRPPRDPAAPLFSGRLIAWSVAQGALILAVVGGLYAVLLGRGPMSQEAVRGTAFLALVSCNIALILASRSLSGRWREALLRPNRVLWQVLAATAVLLAAVFWLAPLREVFRFAALSPASLGLGLATGGSMLLVLLLLRRWSGVHP
- a CDS encoding DUF1924 domain-containing protein, whose translation is MPRFPKIKRHLLRPLLLGAALLGTNLARAATPAELLDGYVAAAQAPADARRGQAFFTQRHVAEWSCASCHQAVPTRAGLHAGTGKEIGALAPAFNPRRFSEPAKVEKWFRRNCKDVLNRECSAGEKADVLAWLMTLKP